The Kazachstania africana CBS 2517 chromosome 8, complete genome genome contains a region encoding:
- the KAFR0H00100 gene encoding uncharacterized protein codes for MKISTVTAVTVAALSSFVAAEEVQDVSASLSTAITGTQGEATVPTSNHEKSSKYKKVKKNAPKNHVDFNKKETSNEQADSDDKLVEHSEPEANHKSKKGKHQDEDSTSDLKSKKHAKSKDAETSEHKKHGEKDVEEIKAKKEAKKAAHANSEHKKHGEKDVEEIKAKKEAKKAAHANSEHKKHGEKDVEEIKAKKEAKKAAHANSEHKKHGEKDVEEIKAKKEAKKEAKKAAHANSEHKKHGEKDVEEIKAKKEAKKAAHADSAATESEDKEEKIRSKKHAKGKKEHEFEAKEQSFDDEHDKVRAKKHAKGKKHHEFEAKEHSDDDEHDKVRAKKHAKGKKHHEFEAKEHSDDDEHDKVRAKKHAKGKKEGAKSERHGEKKADKEDEKPQNVAHWMDRANDDHDDEQNGFLSYLTSMNLFGKKRSVEKRHVVNAEENAAAQISPKVALLGTVGTAALLLL; via the coding sequence atgaagatttctACTGTTACAGCTGTAACTGTTGCTGCTCTGTCATCTTTTGTCGCTGCTGAAGAGGTTCAGGATGTCTCAGCCTCTTTAAGCACTGCAATTACAGGTACTCAGGGTGAAGCTACAGTTCCAACTTCAAACCACGAAAAATCCTCGAAGTATAAGaaagttaaaaaaaatgcacCAAAGAATCATGTCGATTTcaacaagaaagaaactTCCAACGAGCAAGCTGACTCCGATGACAAGTTGGTCGAGCATTCTGAACCAGAAGCCAATCACAAGTCCAAGAAAGGTAAGCATCAAGATGAAGATTCTACATCCGACTTGAAATCCAAGAAGCATGCCAAATCCAAGGATGCAGAAACCTCTGAACACAAGAAACATGGTGAAAAAGACGTCGAAGAGATCAAGGCTAAGAAGGAAGCTAAGAAGGCTGCCCATGCTAACTCTGAACACAAGAAACATGGTGAAAAAGACGTCGAAGAGATCAAGGCTAAGAAGGAAGCTAAGAAGGCTGCCCATGCTAACTCTGAACACAAGAAACATGGTGAAAAAGACGTCGAAGAAATTAAGGCTAAGAAGGAAGCTAAGAAGGCTGCCCATGCTAACTCTGAACACAAGAAACATGGTGAAAAAGACGTCGAAGAGATCAAGGCCAAGAAGGAAGCTAAGAAGGAAGCTAAGAAGGCTGCCCATGCTAACTCTGAACACAAGAAACATGGTGAAAAAGACGTCGAAGAGATTAAGGCTAAGAAGGAAGCTAAGAAGGCTGCCCATGCTGACTCTGCTGCTACTGAATCTGAggacaaagaagaaaaaatcagaTCCAAGAAGCACGCTAAGGGCAAGAAAGAACATGAATTCGAAGCTAAGGAACAATCCTTTGACGATGAACATGACAAGGTCAGAGCCAAGAAGCACGCTAAGGGCAAGAAGCACCATGAATTTGAAGCCAAGGAACATTCCGATGACGATGAACATGACAAGGTCAGAGCCAAGAAGCACGCTAAGGGCAAGAAGCACCATGAATTTGAAGCCAAAGAACATTCCGATGACGATGAACATGACAAGGTCAGAGCCAAGAAGCACGCTAAGGGTAAGAAGGAAGGTGCAAAATCTGAAAGACATGGTGAAAAAAAGGCTGATAAAGAAGACGAAAAGCCCCAAAATGTTGCTCACTGGATGGACAGAGCTAATGATGACCATGATGATGAACAGAACGGATTTTTAAGCTACCTCACTTCTATGAATTTGTTCGGTAAGAAAAGATCAGTTGAAAAGCGTCATGTTGTTAatgctgaagaaaatgctGCTGCTCAAATTTCACCAAAGGTGGCCTTATTAGGTACTGTTGGAACTGCtgctttattattactataa
- the POT1 gene encoding acetyl-CoA C-acyltransferase (similar to Saccharomyces cerevisiae POT1 (YIL160C); ancestral locus Anc_5.718): protein MSQRLHDIKEHITSKLSSNARSDRSADDVVIVSAYRSPIAKGFKGSYKDVNTDYLLTQFLLSFIDKFPGSLKDHLELIEDITCGNVLNVGAGATEHRAACLAAGIPYSTSFNAVNRQCSSGLTAVNDIANKIQTGQIDIGLALGVESMSQNYKNLNPLGTISDTLKNDRNARKCLIPMGITNENVAANFSIDRANQDKFAASSYNKAQHAIEAGLFNDEILPMKLPDGTAVTKDEGPRPNVTPESLGSLRPAFIKDKGTTTAGNSSQVSDGVAGVLLTRRSVAENLNLPILGRYLAFQAVGVPPEVMGVGPAYAIPKVLSKVNLSIADIDIFEINEAFAAQCLYCCNKLNIDLNKVNPKGGAIALGHPLGCTGARQVATIFNELKRDQIGVVSMCIGTGMGAAAVFVKE, encoded by the coding sequence ATGTCACAGAGATTACATGATATAAAGGAACATATTACAAGCAAGCTATCGTCAAACGCCAGGAGCGATCGTTCAGCTGATGATGTCGTCATTGTGTCAGCTTATCGCTCCCCTATTGCAAAAGGGTTCAAAGGTTCATATAAGGATGTTAATACTGATTACTTGTTGACGCAATTCTTGCTCAGTTTTATTGACAAATTTCCCGGTTCACTGAAGGACCATTTGGAATTGATTGAAGATATTACTTGTGGGAACGTTTTAAATGTTGGTGCCGGTGCTACTGAACACAGGGCTGCTTGTCTTGCCGCAGGCATCCCATACAGcacttctttcaatgctGTCAACAGACAATGTTCTTCGGGATTGACTGCTGTCAACGACATTGCtaacaaaattcaaactgGCCAAATAGATATCGGACTTGCATTAGGTGTCGAATCAATGTCgcaaaattacaagaatCTGAACCCATTGGGAACCATTTCTGATACTCTGAAAAATGATCGTAATGCTAGAAAATGCTTGATTCCAATGGGTATCACTAACGAAAATGTGGCAGCAAATTTCAGTATTGATAGAGCAAACCAAGATAAATTTGCTGCTTCTTCATATAACAAGGCACAACATGCTATCGAAGCTGGCCTCtttaatgatgaaattttgccAATGAAATTACCCGATGGAACTGCTGTCACTAAAGATGAAGGCCCCAGACCGAATGTCACACCTGAAAGTTTGGGTAGTTTGAGGCCCGCTTTCATCAAAGACAAAGGTACTACCACAGCTGGCAATTCATCCCAGGTTTCTGATGGTGTTGCTGGTGTGCTATTGACAAGAAGATCGGTTgctgaaaatttgaacttACCAATATTGGGACGCTATCTTGCATTCCAAGCCGTTGGTGTTCCACCAGAGGTTATGGGAGTTGGACCAGCTTATGCCATTCCAAAAGTACTCTCAAAAGTCAATCTAAGCATTGCAGATATagacatttttgaaatcaatgaagCCTTTGCTGCCCAATGTCTCTATTGCtgtaataaattaaacattgatttaaataaaGTCAATCCCAAGGGCGGTGCCATTGCTTTGGGACATCCACTTGGTTGTACAGGAGCAAGACAGGTTGCTACCATTTTTAACGAGCTGAAAAGGGACCAAATAGGTGTAGTCAGCATGTGTATTGGAACCGGCATGGGTGCAGCTGCAGTCTTCGTCAAAGAGTaa
- the SKG1 gene encoding Skg1p (similar to Saccharomyces cerevisiae YIL158W and SKG1 (YKR100C); ancestral locus Anc_5.716): MSSISIAVGCAVGIPVGVGVIVACAFWIRLQKRFKDEFVADADVENPAHSDAEVLNFNNLSSLEVKQGSVDRDNKVNNNYIPAYRKKMRSLRLNEHQRPNLERSDISSSATPTGATNHDASSITSFSNSSINKFKPSIYDQMIPVLDDTKSGFFSEKASTLSLHTNANNKNETLMKNISADDLDLGSYYPRRPSSNLSKLNLANHSNPSFHTRTSSMTSLSKPSNNIPNVFATPKTTDTNDVTDTYYLKNNYNIDDENQITEEDQYENEFTNYSENKRQFIDSLKPK; encoded by the coding sequence ATGAGTAGTATTTCCATAGCCGTAGGTTGTGCTGTCGGTATTCCTGTGGGTGTTGGTGTAATAGTGGCCTGTGCATTTTGGATAAGGTTAcagaaaagattcaaagaTGAATTCGTTGCTGATGCAGATGTGGAGAATCCTGCTCATAGTGATGCAGAAGTACTGaacttcaataatttgagTTCTTTGGAAGTAAAGCAGGGAAGTGTGGATCGCGATAATAAGGTAAATAATAACTATATTCCTGCATATCGTAAGAAAATGAGATCTCTGCGGTTAAATGAACACCAGCGTCCTAATCTCGAGAGATCAGACATTTCTAGTTCTGCTACACCAACTGGTGCAACGAACCATGATGCTAGCTCCATTACCTCTTTTTCAAACTCCTCAATAAACAAATTCAAGCCAAGTATATATGACCAAATGATCCCGGTTCTTGATGACACTAAATCAGGAttcttttctgaaaaagCATCTACACTCTCTTTGCACACAAACGcaaacaataaaaatgaaacattaatgaaaaatatatccGCAGATGACCTAGATCTAGGCTCCTACTATCCAAGACGTCCATCTTCTAACTTAAGCAAGCTAAATTTAGcaaatcattcaaatccATCATTCCATACAAGAACTTCATCTATGACATCATTGTCAAAACcttcaaataatatacCTAACGTGTTTGCTACTCCAAAAACTACTGATACAAACGACGTCACTGATACATATTATctcaaaaataattataacattgatgatgaaaatcaaataacGGAAGAAGATCAATATGAAAATGAGTTCACTAACTATTCTGAAAACAAAAGACAATTTATCGATTCTTTAAAaccaaaataa
- the BAS1 gene encoding Bas1p (similar to Saccharomyces cerevisiae BAS1 (YKR099W); ancestral locus Anc_5.713), with product MSASSDKRLKKARSKKFDSFDLLDITESLGYQTHRKAGRNSWNKEDDQQLIDLVNSALIEMNYTNGLSDIKSIQESIEISKKISWENLASKFENSLRTGKDLRKRWTGSLDPNLKKGRWTKEEDELLVKAYEKHGSHWLSVSMEIAGRTEDQCAKRYIEVLGPTSKGRLREWTVEEDLALISKVKKYGTKWRKISSEMTFRPSLTCRNRWRKIITLVVRNRASEEITKAVKENKNIDLTKMNPIPSSKSASALSDFTDNGAASGTTSNNSLVLNSFDTPQLIGTSSSHPSLAGFNDPLRRNKLIQSNVSNSRSASPSFEIAETSQQKSAEQRQKNFASPLSSLENTGRPKQDSVSVDTETEWKFILKDGKGLSISNGRISNSELVTELLEQAKKYSLKISVHQHIHNHYGPHINANSNISRSMSTENVRTSVASASSIASSTTNGQNTPNSMANNMKNEFTAPFERTDFVAKNQYGHVQNSTKFSFSPNTQVPNSTGSTPNLFYPNLSNNADNNIPINISQSAIDASASASTGTTNSFNTLLHAVGNGGTELPKEIEPNRLSHFNYLPPTIKPQLESSDISKSAHLSRILNPSPNNHIQSPLSGVSSNVSTSGSKSSLRKRKKRKKNKESQHSSYKIEEEQDGVDFWETLSKLSYKHQKPADGGDNNTEDSSNTILPLNPS from the coding sequence ATGTCAGCATCCAGCGATAAAAGACTCAAAAAAGCAAGATCAAAAAAGTTTGACTCTTTTGACCTTCTGGATATTACGGAGTCGTTAGGGTACCAGACACATAGAAAGGCTGGAAGAAATTCATGGAATAAAGAAGACGACCAGCAGTTGATAGATCTTGTTAATTCTGCTTTGATTGAAATGAATTACACAAATGGACTTTCTGATattaaatcaattcaagaatccattgaaatttcaaagaaaataagtTGGGAAAATTTGGCTTCCAAGTTTGAAAATAGTCTGCGAACGGGCAAAGATTTAAGAAAGCGTTGGACCGGTTCGTTAGATCCCAATCTTAAGAAAGGTAGATGGACtaaggaagaagatgagTTACTAGTTAAAGCTTACGAGAAACACGGATCTCATTGGCTGAGCGTATCAATGGAAATTGCAGGAAGGACCGAGGATCAGTGTGCAAAGAGATATATTGAAGTTTTAGGCCCTACCAGTAAAGGCAGATTAAGGGAGTGGACTGTAGAGGAAGACTTAGCCCTCATAAGTAAAGTCAAGAAATATGGTACCAAATggagaaaaatatcatcagAAATGACTTTTAGACCAAGTTTGACGTGCAGAAATAGGTggagaaaaattattacctTAGTAGTGAGAAATCGTGCTAGCGAAGAAATTACTAAAGCAGTTAaggaaaacaaaaatatagaTCTAACGAAAATGAACCCCATTCCATCTAGCAAGTCCGCAAGCGCATTAAGTGACTTTACAGATAACGGTGCTGCGAGTGGCACCACTTCAAACAATAGCTTAGTGCTCAACTCCTTCGACACACCCCAATTGATAGGAACATCTTCAAGTCATCCTTCATTAGCAGGCTTTAATGATCCTCttagaagaaataaattgattcaatCTAATGTGAGTAATAGTCGCTCAGCAAGTCCGTCTTTTGAGATAGCAGAAACATCTCAACAAAAGTCAGCAGAACAAcgacaaaaaaattttgcatcACCCCTCTCCTCACTGGAGAACACTGGTCGACCAAAACAAGATTCCGTATCTGTGGATACTGAAACCGAATGGAAgtttattttgaaagacGGGAAGGgactttcaatttctaaCGGCAGAATAAGTAATAGCGAGTTAGTAACTGAGCTGCTTGAACAAGCCAAGAAATATTCACTAAAAATATCCGTTCATCAACATATCCACAACCATTATGGCCCACACATAAATGCAAATAGTAACATAAGCCGATCAATGTCAACTGAAAACGTTAGGACAAGTGTTGCTTCTGCATCGAGTATAGCGTCATCTACTACAAATGGTCAGAATACTCCAAATTCTATGGCaaataatatgaaaaatgaattcaCCGCACCATTTGAGAGAACAGATTTTGTCGCCAAAAACCAATACGGACATGTTCAGAATAGTACGAAGTTTAGTTTTTCGCCTAATACCCAGGTACCAAACAGTACAGGAAGTACTCCAAATCTCTTTTATCCAAATCTTTCTAATAATgctgataataatattccaatAAACATATCACAAAGTGCGATAGATGCTAGCGCAAGCGCTAGTACAGGCACTACTAACTCCTTCAACACTCTATTACACGCGGTAGGGAATGGTGGTACTGAATTACCCAAAGAAATTGAGCCGAATAGATTATCTCATTTCAACTATCTACCACCTACTATCAAGCCGCAATTGGAATCTTCTGACATTTCAAAGTCAGCTCATTTAAGTAGAATACTTAATCCAAGCCCCAATAATCATATTCAAAGTCCATTAAGTGGTGTTAGTAGCAATGTAAGTACCTCTGGTAGTAAAAGTAGTTtaagaaaaaggaaaaagaggaagaagaataaagaATCCCAACATTCTAGttataaaattgaagaggAACAGGATGGTGTAGACTTTTGGGAAACATTAAGTAAATTGTCATACAAGCACCAGAAGCCGGCAGATGGGGGAGATAATAACACGGAAGATTCAAGTAATACAATATTGCCTTTGAATCCTAGTTGA
- the UBP11 gene encoding ubiquitin-specific protease UBP11 (similar to Saccharomyces cerevisiae UBP7 (YIL156W) and UBP11 (YKR098C); ancestral locus Anc_5.712), whose protein sequence is MASLSSDKMNLEDSSLDGDPIFSDIEMDDLPSLVDSIFQHDIKDYYTKLRLERLNDLLDHTTYLLDLFKVYTSHKSRKRQATLAFVNGSFYLFLIIPYCVQFQTKNKLFTRYKDLKIDYEGQISMKNILDTVKEKSVSILEQDLSGINRRILKKRAYTEPSIRSGLSRDRSSTSVLSRKPTLSHVPSNPQRTLSTPKRSSTLMTESLSFVLARPAEIKKHTVPIIDATDNIPKMLSLVGLRNQGNTCYINSMVQCLFGTKVLRDLFISEXXYKDFIKKDAETKISEPFARLLLTMYENGGTSVIPKNFLQQFSLLRPDLNIPKDQQDTQEFLVILLDILHDELVYTDDLISNNYVSDDINLGKEYMPWLQNNLKANGKSPIDLIFQGQIENCLQCQRCGNTSYNYSMFYMLSLAIPKIAKENSKNRVKLEDCINFFTSDEILTGENAWNCPKCCPTTIETYDEADSPATVENRVKNKSINPLNFFKLHKVLSPSSGNHHRHHHHHHHHKSDGKNKNKYKNEKLITLKQLNFIKLPPILVIHLSRFYYNSTKKNNAVITYPLILNIIMKNNIDVVKYKLYGLINHQGGLTKGHYTSIVNKDLNHSLDLNEQQWYNFDDEVIKKLNSNNTINKKESFNIEKDEFDSSKVYVLFYERIE, encoded by the coding sequence ATGGcatcattatcttcagaCAAAATGAATCTGGAGGATTCTAGCCTTGATGGCGATCCTATTTTCTCTGACATAGAGATGGACGATTTACCTAGCTTGGTTGATTCAATATTCCAGCATGATATCAAAGATTATTATACCAAGCTTAGATTGGAAAGGCTTAATGATCTTTTGGACCATACAACCTATCTGTTAGACCTTTTCAAAGTTTACACGAGCCATAAATCAAGGAAAAGACAAGCCACATTAGCATTCGTAAATGGTAGCTTCTACTTATTTCTGATAATACCATACTGTGTACAGTTTCAGACAAAAAATAAGTTGTTCACACGATATAAGGATCTCAAGATTGACTATGAAGGTCAGATCTCGATGAAAAACATCCTTGACACagtcaaagaaaaaagtgtTTCAATATTGGAACAAGATTTGAGCGGCATCAATCGAAGAATTCTCAAGAAAAGGGCATATACAGAACCAAGTATAAGGAGTGGATTATCGAGGGATCGTAGCAGTACGTCAGTACTCTCTAGAAAACCTACTCTCTCGCATGTTCCCTCGAATCCTCAAAGAACGTTATCAACACCTAAAAGATCGAGCACGTTGATGACTGAAAGCCTATCATTCGTGCTAGCTAGGCCAGCGGAAATTAAGAAGCATACAGTACCAATTATTGATGCAACAGATAATATTCCTAAAATGTTGTCTCTTGTTGGTCTTAGAAACCAGGGTAATACGTGCTATATCAATAGTATGGTTCAGTGTTTATTTGGGACTAAAGTCCTCAGagatttatttatttctgAATANNNATATAAGGACTTCATAAAGAAGGATGCAGAGACGAAAATTTCAGAACCATTTGCAAGATTACTATTGACAATGTATGAAAATGGAGGCACTTCAGTGATacccaaaaattttctgcaACAGTTTTCTCTTTTGAGACCAGATCTGAACATTCCTAAGGATCAGCAAGATACGCAAGAGTTCCTTGTTATCTTGTTGGATATTTTACATGATGAATTAGTTTACACAGATGATTTAATAAGTAACAACTACGTTTCCGATGACATAAATTTAGGTAAAGAGTATATGCCATGGTTACAGAATAACTTAAAAGCTAACGGTAAGTCACCAATAGACCTGATATTTCAGGgccaaattgaaaattgcCTGCAGTGTCAACGATGTGGTAATACGTCCTACAATTATTCGATGTTCTACATGCTTTCGTTGGCAATACCAAAAATTGCTAAAGAAAACAGCAAAAACAGGGTTAAGTTGGAGGACTgtataaattttttcacgagtgatgaaattttaactGGTGAAAATGCTTGGAACTGTCCAAAATGTTGCCCAACCACTATTGAGACTTATGATGAGGCCGATTCGCCAGCCACTGTAGAAAACAGAGTAAAAAATAAGAGTATAAatccattgaattttttcaagctTCATAAAGTTTTATCTCCTTCGAGTGGTAATCACCATCGtcaccatcatcatcatcatcatcataaaTCTGATGGTaagaacaaaaataaatataaaaatgagaaaCTAATAACCCTTAAGCAGTTgaatttcatcaaattacCACCCATTCTAGTCATTCATttatcaagattttattataattctacaaaaaagaataatgCCGTCATAACGTATCCACTAATATTGAATAtcataatgaaaaataatattgatgtCGTCAAGTACAAACTATACGGTTTAATCAATCACCAAGGTGGCTTGACGAAAGGGCATTATACTTCTATTGTTAATAAGGACTTAAATCACAGTCTTGACTTAAATGAACAGCAGTGGTAcaattttgatgatgaagttattaaaaaattgaattcaaataatacgataaacaaaaaagagtcatttaatattgaaaaagatgagTTTGATAGTAGTAAAGTTTATGTTTTATTTtatgaaagaattgaatag
- the PCK1 gene encoding phosphoenolpyruvate carboxykinase PCK1 (similar to Saccharomyces cerevisiae PCK1 (YKR097W); ancestral locus Anc_5.708), which translates to MSPSKVTTPLKDLNAVEQKIRQELDLSSGVTTIRRNAPVSVLYEDALKDEKNTIISSTGALIAYSGEKTGRCPKDKRIVEESDSKEDIWWGPVNKPCSERTWEINRERAADYLRTREHIYIVDAFAGWDPKYRIKVRVVCARAYHALFMTNMLIRPTKDELENFGDPDFTVWNAGQFPANFHTEDMSSKTTIEINFKAMEMIILGTEYAGEMKKGIFTVMFYLMPIHHNVLTLHSSANEGIEKKDVTLFFGLSGTGKTTLSADPHRLLIGDDEHCWSDTGVFNIEGGCYAKCINLSVEKEPEIFNSIKFGSILENVVYDPKSREVDYDDSSITENTRCAYPIEFIPSAKIPCIANSHPKNIILLTCDASGVLPPVSKLTSDQVMYHFISGYTSKMAGTEQGVTEPQPTFSSCFGQPFLALHPMKYATMLAEKMEKHKANAWLINTGWTGSSYIAGGKRCPLPYTRAILDAIHDGSLEKESFETLPIFNLKVPKNVNNVPTKLLNPSKNWYEGELKYSGAVKKLSKLFIENFKTYEDKATKEVLAAGPRL; encoded by the coding sequence ATGTCTCCTTCCAAAGTCACTACtccattgaaagatttaaaCGCCGTCGAGCAAAAAATTAGACAGGAATTAGATTTGAGTTCTGGTGTCACTACTATTAGACGTAATGCTCCTGTTTCTGTTCTTTATGAAGACGctttgaaagatgaaaaaaataccaTCATTTCTTCTACAGGTGCGCTTATTGCTTATTCTGGCGAAAAAACAGGTAGATGTCCAAAAGATAAACGTATTGTAGAAGAGTCTGACTCTAAAGAGGATATTTGGTGGGGTCCAGTCAATAAACCATGCTCCGAAAGAACATGGGAGATTAATAGAGAAAGAGCCGCTGACTATTTAAGAACAAGAGAACATATCTATATTGTTGACGCTTTTGCTGGTTGGGATCCAAAATATAGAATTAAAGTTCGAGTTGTATGCGCAAGAGCATATCATGCACTTTTCATGACAAACATGCTTATTAGGCCAACAAaggatgaattagaaaattttggtgatCCTGATTTTACCGTTTGGAATGCAGGTCAGTTCCCTGCTAACTTCCATACTGAAGATATGTCATCAAAGACCACGATCGAAATTAACTTCAAAGCCATGGAAATGATTATACTTGGTACAGAATATGCAGGAGAAATGAAGAAAGGTATTTTCACTGTCatgttttatttaatgCCAATCCATCACAATGTTTTAACTTTACATTCCTCGGCAAATGAAGGTATCGAGAAAAAAGACGTCACTTTATTCTTTGGTTTAAGTGGTACTGGGAAGACTACTTTATCTGCTGACCCCCATAGACTTTTGATTGGCGATGATGAACATTGTTGGTCAGATACCGGTgtattcaatattgaaggTGGTTGTTATGCTAAATGTATCAATCTTAGTGTAGAGAAAGAACCggaaatttttaattctataaaatttggttcaatattggaaaatgtAGTTTATGATCCAAAATCTCGTGAAGTTGATTACGATGATTCTTCCATCACTGAAAATACAAGATGTGCTTACCCTATTGAGTTCATTCCAAGCGCTAAGATTCCATGTATAGCTAACTCACatccaaaaaatattattcttTTAACTTGTGACGCTTCTGGTGTTTTACCTccagtttcaaaattaacaTCAGATCAAGTCATGTATCATTTCATATCTGGTTACACGTCAAAAATGGCTGGCACAGAACAAGGCGTTACCGAACCCCAACCAACTTTTTCGTCTTGTTTCGGTCAACCTTTCCTAGCACTACATCCGATGAAGTATGCTACAATGTTGGCagaaaaaatggaaaaacaTAAGGCTAACGCCTGGTTAATAAATACTGGATGGACTGGATCATCTTACATTGCAGGCGGGAAAAGATGTCCATTACCCTATACAAGAGCCATTTTAGATGCTATTCATGATGGTTCTCTAGAAAAGgaatcttttgaaacctTACCGATTTTTAACTTAAAGGTTCCtaaaaatgtaaataaCGTCCCAACTAAGTTATTAAACCCATCGAAGAATTGGTATGAAGGCGAGCTCAAATATTCAGGTGCTGTCAAAAAATTATCCAAActatttattgaaaacttcaaaacCTATGAGGATAAAGCAACGAAAGAAGTGTTAGCTGCCGGTCCACGACTTTAG